From the genome of Impatiens glandulifera chromosome 9, dImpGla2.1, whole genome shotgun sequence, one region includes:
- the LOC124914542 gene encoding scarecrow-like protein 15, which produces MKVPFNSTQSYQSSNNKPIFFTCNTSPPAATLPRPPTSFNIYEPKSVLDLRRSPSPPDISAFSDLLSFTLPEDYASIQLDNILNQSDDWEPLMRDLGLDDDDLNLNPNPNSELHFPEFSHAQTSHPLNFALSDQVINPNLNLSDDIHAYWAGELNFLDDLIRAAECLESKEQQLANVILERLNQQLPSPAGKPLQRAAFYFKEGLQSLISGSNRQPIRPASSSEVVQAIRAYKNFSNISPIAMFSNFTANQAILEAVDGSMIVHVIDFDIGFGGQWASFMKEIADRSEMRKSRTPVVRITAVVPEEYVAESRLIMDNLTHFASDLKIRFEIDFVSTRTFDFLSFKSIKFIEGEKIAVFLSPGIIRRIGPGFLNDLRQISPSVVVHVDCDGMADGGEVSLRRSVIDGLEFYSTFIESLDAANVIGGGDDCVRKIENFLLRPKIIATVEAAGRRATHWREAFAAARMRAVALSQFADFQAEFLLGKVQVRGFHVAKRQAEMVLCWHDRPLIATSVWRC; this is translated from the coding sequence ATGAAAGTCCCGTTCAACTCAACCCAAAGTTATCAGTCATCAAACAACAAACCTATCTTCTTCACGTGCAATACCTCTCCACCGGCGGCTACTCTGCCTAGACCACCCACTTCTTTCAACATCTACGAACCCAAATCTGTTCTTGACCTACGCCGGAGTCCAAGCCCTCCAGACATTTCAGCCTTCTCCGATCTCCTTTCCTTTACCCTACCCGAGGATTACGCTTCAATTCAGCTGGACAACATTCTTAACCAGTCCGACGACTGGGAGCCTTTGATGAGAGACTTGGGTTTGGACGATGATGATCTCAATCTAAACCCAAATCCCAATTCAGAACTTCACTTTCCTGAATTCTCACATGCCCAAACCTCACACCCACTCAATTTCGCACTCTCTGATCAAGTTATCAATCCAAATCTCAATCTATCAGACGATATTCATGCTTACTGGGCTGGTGAATTGAATTTCCTAGATGATCTTATTCGTGCGGCTGAATGTTTGGAATCAAAGGAGCAACAATTGGCAAACGTGATATTGGAAAGGTTGAATCAACAATTGCCGTCTCCGGCAGGTAAGCCTCTTCAAAGGGCTGCCTTTTATTTCAAAGAGGGTCTTCAATCTTTGATTTCTGGTTCGAACCGGCAGCCTATTAGACCCGCGTCATCATCTGAAGTCGTGCAGGCTATTCGAGCCTACAAGAATTTCTCAAACATATCGCCGATCGCCATGTTCTCTAACTTTACCGCGAATCAGGCCATTCTTGAGGCTGTTGATGGTTCGATGATCGTACATGTTATAGATTTTGATATTGGATTTGGCGGTCAGTGGGCATCGTTTATGAAGGAAATCGCTGATCGCTCTGAGATGAGGAAATCTAGAACGCCGGTGGTGAGAATAACAGCTGTTGTTCCTGAAGAGTACGTTGCAGAGTCGAGATTGATCATGGATAATCTAACCCACTTCGCTTCTGATCTCAAAATCAGATTCGAGATCGATTTCGTTTCAACCCGAACGTTCGATTTCTTATCATTCAAGTCAATCAAGTTCATCGAAGGAGAGAAAATCGCTGTTTTCTTATCCCCAGGGATAATCAGACGAATCGGACCCGGTTTCCTCAACGATCTCCGGCAGATATCACCGAGCGTGGTTGTGCACGTCGATTGCGACGGCATGGCGGACGGCGGCGAGGTTTCTTTACGTCGGAGTGTGATCGACGGACTGGAATTCTACTCAACGTTCATAGAATCGCTGGATGCTGCAAACGTAATCGGAGGCGGCGACGATTGTGTTCGAAAGATTGAAAATTTCTTACTCCGGCCGAAGATTATTGCGACGGTGGAGGCGGCGGGGAGACGGGCGACGCATTGGAGGGAGGCGTTTGCGGCGGCGAGAATGCGGGCGGTGGCTCTGAGCCAGTTTGCTGACTTTCAGGCGGAGTTTTTGCTGGGGAAAGTACAGGTTAGGGGTTTCCACGTGGCAAAACGACAGGCTGAGATGGTGCTGTGTTGGCATGATAGGCCCTTAATTGCCACGTCAGTATGGAGGTGCTAG